One Antiquaquibacter oligotrophicus genomic region harbors:
- a CDS encoding cell division protein SepF: MANPLRKTMVYLGLADEDYEYEQEGPVGPAAPVAPASSSPSAARAQVTPLRRASRSAAPEMNEILTVRPRQYKDAQLIAENYREGIPVIIDLTQMSEQDARRLIDFASGLSQGLYGKIERVTSKVFLLSPSYVEVRGDHSEVDADVDASFFAQG; this comes from the coding sequence ATGGCAAACCCGCTGCGCAAGACCATGGTCTATCTCGGCCTCGCCGACGAGGACTACGAGTACGAGCAGGAAGGCCCTGTCGGTCCTGCTGCTCCCGTTGCGCCCGCGTCGTCGAGCCCGTCCGCGGCCCGTGCGCAGGTGACGCCTCTCCGCCGCGCCTCGCGGTCCGCTGCACCGGAGATGAACGAGATCCTCACGGTCCGTCCGCGTCAGTACAAGGATGCCCAGCTCATCGCTGAGAACTACCGTGAGGGCATCCCTGTCATCATCGATCTGACTCAGATGAGCGAGCAGGATGCCCGTCGTCTTATCGATTTCGCGAGTGGTCTCTCGCAGGGGCTCTATGGCAAGATCGAGCGGGTCACGAGCAAGGTTTTTCTCCTCTCACCGTCCTACGTGGAGGTGCGCGGCGACCACTCCGAGGTCGACGCGGACGTCGACGCATCGTTTTTCGCGCAGGGTTAA
- a CDS encoding DUF3043 domain-containing protein translates to MAKTPPSTPTDAETASEQPTVGKGRPTPTRREKEEARKRPLVTNDRAEARRKARAEAQAQRERARAGMARGDEKFLPMRDRGPQKKFVRDYVDARFSFGELLIPLMFVVIILTFIPDISVQYIGIVALWAFFIVAAADAVLLGFQVTRKLRQKFGEDRAEKVRWYAAMRALQLRMMRLPKPQVKRGQYPE, encoded by the coding sequence GTGGCCAAGACACCCCCCAGCACCCCCACCGACGCAGAGACTGCGAGTGAGCAGCCGACGGTTGGCAAAGGTCGACCCACGCCGACACGTCGTGAGAAGGAGGAGGCGCGCAAGCGCCCGCTCGTCACGAACGACCGCGCCGAGGCCCGCCGCAAGGCCCGCGCGGAGGCTCAGGCGCAGCGTGAGCGCGCTCGGGCTGGCATGGCTCGGGGTGACGAAAAGTTTCTCCCGATGCGCGACCGCGGTCCGCAGAAGAAGTTCGTGCGTGACTACGTCGACGCCCGCTTCAGCTTCGGGGAACTCCTCATCCCGCTGATGTTCGTGGTGATCATCCTGACGTTCATCCCCGACATCTCGGTTCAGTACATCGGCATCGTTGCGCTGTGGGCCTTCTTCATCGTCGCCGCTGCCGACGCGGTCCTGCTCGGGTTCCAGGTGACCCGAAAGCTTCGACAGAAGTTCGGCGAAGATCGCGCGGAGAAGGTGCGCTGGTACGCGGCGATGCGCGCGCTACAGCTACGCATGATGCGTTTGCCGAAGCCCCAGGTCAAGCGCGGGCAGTACCCCGAGTAG
- the dnaE gene encoding DNA polymerase III subunit alpha, with protein MLDGAARVGPLTQAAAEQGMPAIAVTDHGNMFGAYDFWRQATAAGLKPIIGTEAYITPGTHRSDKTRVRWGGQHQSQDDVGGSGAYTHMTLLSENNEGMHNLFRLSSLASIEGYYFKPRMDRELLQNYSKGVIATTGCVGGEVQTRLRLGQYEEAKRAAAEFQDIFGKENFFAEIMDHGIEIERRTMTQLLQLAKELGMPLVATNDLHYTHAHDSTAHAALLCVQSGSTLDDPNRFKFDSDEFYLKSAAEMRALFRDHPEACDNTLLIAERCTVTFNESANYMPRYPVPDGHTEASWFLEEVERGLQTRYPGGISDEVRARADYEAGVITQMGFPGYFLVVADFIGWSKRNGIRVGPGRGSGAGSMAAYAMGITDLDPLVHGLLFERFLNPDRVSMPDFDVDFDDRRRGEVIRYVTEKYGDERVAQIVTYGTIKAKQALKDSSRVLGFPFGMGEKLTKAMPPPIMGKDMPLSGILDKNHERFKEASDFRAVIETDPEAKQVFETALGIENLKRQWGVHAAGVIMSSDPLIDIIPIMKREQDGQIVTQFDYPAAESLGLIKMDFLGLRNLTIIDDALDNIESNRGHRPVLEDLELDDAAAYELLGRGDTLGVFQLDGGPMRSLLKLMKPDNFEDISAVIALYRPGPMGANSHTNYALRKNGQQAITPIHPELEEPLADILDTTYGLIIYQEQVMAIAQRVAGFSLGQADILRRAMGKKKKSELDKQYEGFEAGMKANGFSDAAIKTLWDILLPFSDYAFNKAHSAAYGVISYWTAYLKAHYPAEYMAALLTSVGDAKDKLALYLNECRRMKINVLPPDVNESIGFFAAVGDDIRFGLGAVRNVGFAVVEQIRAARSDKGAFTSFHDFLGKVPLQVTNKRTIESLIKAGAFDSLGATRRALLEIHEDAVDGAVSVKRNEANGQVGFDFDSLWDEPEAVQHVPDRPEWAKRDKLAFEREMLGLYVSDHPLAGLEIHLAKHASASITEILDGDVAGDGEHVTIAGLITSVQHRVARNSGNQYGIVTIEDFAGEMSVMFLGKTYQEFSPGLVNDSIVVVRGRVSMRDDGMNLHAVSMFTPDTGASLGSGPLVISIQEQRATTEVVSALNDVLIRHAGVNEVRLRLIRGESARVFEIPYRVTVSADLYGELKSLLGPSCLG; from the coding sequence ATGTTGGACGGCGCGGCGCGCGTCGGCCCGCTCACGCAGGCAGCTGCAGAGCAGGGCATGCCCGCTATCGCCGTTACCGACCACGGGAACATGTTCGGCGCCTACGACTTCTGGAGACAGGCGACCGCGGCAGGCCTCAAGCCGATCATCGGTACTGAGGCGTACATCACTCCCGGCACTCATCGCAGCGACAAGACGCGTGTCCGATGGGGTGGGCAGCACCAGTCGCAGGACGACGTCGGAGGCTCGGGCGCTTATACCCACATGACACTCCTGTCGGAGAACAACGAGGGGATGCACAACCTCTTCCGTCTCTCCTCACTCGCATCGATCGAGGGCTACTACTTCAAGCCCCGCATGGATCGCGAACTTCTCCAGAACTATTCGAAGGGGGTCATCGCCACCACCGGTTGTGTGGGTGGCGAAGTGCAGACGCGTCTGCGACTGGGCCAATACGAGGAAGCCAAACGGGCGGCAGCCGAGTTCCAGGACATCTTCGGCAAGGAGAACTTCTTCGCCGAGATCATGGATCACGGCATCGAGATCGAACGTCGAACGATGACTCAGCTCCTGCAGCTCGCGAAAGAGCTCGGCATGCCCCTCGTGGCCACAAATGATCTCCATTACACGCACGCGCACGATTCCACCGCGCACGCGGCTCTTCTCTGTGTGCAGTCTGGCTCGACCCTCGACGATCCGAACCGATTCAAGTTCGACTCGGACGAGTTCTACCTCAAATCCGCCGCTGAGATGCGGGCGTTGTTCCGCGATCATCCCGAGGCCTGCGACAACACCCTGCTCATCGCCGAGCGCTGCACCGTCACGTTTAATGAATCCGCCAACTACATGCCGCGGTATCCGGTTCCCGATGGTCACACGGAGGCCAGTTGGTTCCTCGAGGAGGTCGAGCGCGGCCTCCAGACGCGATACCCGGGCGGCATCTCCGACGAGGTCCGGGCCCGTGCGGATTACGAAGCCGGCGTCATCACGCAAATGGGATTCCCTGGCTACTTCCTCGTCGTCGCCGACTTCATCGGATGGTCAAAGCGCAACGGAATCCGAGTCGGGCCGGGTCGTGGCTCGGGCGCCGGGTCCATGGCTGCCTACGCCATGGGCATCACCGACCTCGACCCGCTCGTTCACGGTCTCCTGTTCGAGCGTTTCTTGAATCCCGACCGTGTCTCCATGCCCGACTTCGATGTCGACTTCGACGACCGTCGCCGGGGTGAGGTGATCCGCTACGTCACCGAGAAGTATGGCGACGAACGTGTAGCGCAGATCGTCACGTACGGAACGATCAAGGCCAAGCAGGCGCTCAAGGACTCCTCGCGCGTCCTCGGCTTCCCGTTCGGGATGGGGGAGAAACTCACCAAGGCCATGCCTCCGCCCATCATGGGTAAAGACATGCCCTTGTCGGGCATCCTCGACAAGAATCACGAACGGTTCAAAGAGGCCAGCGATTTCCGGGCAGTCATCGAGACCGATCCCGAAGCGAAGCAGGTATTCGAAACCGCCCTGGGAATCGAGAACCTCAAGCGCCAGTGGGGTGTCCACGCGGCAGGCGTGATCATGTCGTCGGATCCGCTCATCGACATCATCCCGATCATGAAGCGTGAGCAAGACGGTCAGATCGTCACGCAGTTCGACTATCCCGCTGCCGAGTCTCTCGGACTCATCAAGATGGACTTCCTGGGGCTGCGGAACCTCACGATCATCGATGATGCGCTCGACAACATTGAGTCCAACCGCGGGCACCGCCCCGTACTCGAGGACCTCGAGCTCGATGACGCCGCTGCCTATGAGCTACTCGGTCGTGGTGACACGCTCGGGGTCTTCCAGCTCGATGGTGGGCCCATGCGCTCGTTGCTCAAGCTCATGAAGCCCGACAACTTCGAAGACATCTCGGCCGTCATTGCTCTCTATCGCCCCGGACCCATGGGAGCGAACTCCCACACGAATTACGCGCTGCGCAAGAACGGCCAGCAGGCGATCACGCCCATCCACCCCGAGCTCGAGGAACCCCTCGCCGACATCCTCGATACCACCTACGGCCTCATCATCTACCAGGAGCAGGTGATGGCCATCGCACAGCGTGTGGCTGGCTTCTCCCTCGGTCAAGCCGACATTCTGCGCCGTGCGATGGGCAAGAAGAAAAAATCTGAGCTGGACAAGCAGTACGAGGGCTTCGAAGCTGGCATGAAGGCCAACGGATTCTCGGATGCCGCGATCAAGACGCTGTGGGACATCCTCCTGCCCTTCTCCGACTACGCGTTCAACAAGGCGCACTCGGCGGCGTACGGTGTGATCTCGTACTGGACGGCGTACCTCAAGGCGCACTATCCGGCGGAATACATGGCCGCGCTCCTCACCAGTGTCGGCGACGCCAAAGACAAGCTCGCTCTGTATCTCAACGAGTGTCGGCGGATGAAGATCAACGTCCTCCCTCCCGACGTCAACGAATCGATCGGGTTCTTCGCCGCAGTCGGCGACGACATCCGCTTCGGTCTCGGTGCGGTTCGCAATGTCGGTTTCGCGGTCGTCGAACAGATTCGCGCCGCGCGCTCCGACAAGGGTGCGTTTACGTCGTTCCACGATTTCCTCGGCAAAGTCCCCCTCCAGGTGACGAACAAGAGGACGATCGAATCGCTCATCAAGGCCGGCGCGTTCGACTCGCTCGGCGCGACGCGACGTGCTCTGCTCGAGATTCACGAAGATGCCGTTGATGGCGCGGTAAGTGTCAAACGGAACGAGGCGAACGGTCAGGTCGGCTTCGACTTCGACAGCCTGTGGGACGAGCCGGAAGCAGTGCAGCACGTCCCCGACCGCCCGGAGTGGGCCAAGCGCGACAAACTCGCGTTCGAGCGTGAAATGCTCGGGCTCTACGTGTCGGATCATCCCCTGGCGGGCCTCGAGATTCATCTCGCCAAGCACGCGAGCGCGAGCATCACCGAGATCTTGGACGGTGATGTCGCTGGCGACGGCGAGCACGTCACGATCGCGGGACTCATCACGAGTGTTCAACACCGCGTTGCTCGTAACAGCGGAAATCAGTACGGGATCGTGACGATCGAGGACTTCGCTGGCGAGATGAGTGTCATGTTCCTCGGCAAGACCTACCAGGAGTTCTCACCCGGCCTCGTCAACGATTCCATCGTGGTTGTCCGCGGCAGGGTGAGTATGCGAGACGACGGAATGAACCTTCACGCCGTGAGCATGTTTACTCCGGACACCGGTGCGAGCCTCGGCTCGGGACCGCTCGTCATCTCCATCCAGGAACAGAGGGCGACCACCGAGGTCGTCAGTGCGCTCAACGACGTGCTCATCCGCCATGCCGGCGTCAACGAGGTGAGGTTGAGGCTCATCCGGGGCGAGAGCGCACGAGTTTTCGAGATCCCGTATCGGGTGACGGTCTCTGCCGATCTCTACGGCGAACTGAAGAGCCTCCTCGGTCCATCCTGCTTGGGCTGA
- a CDS encoding quinone-dependent dihydroorotate dehydrogenase: MYRFLFDVVLSRLDPERAHTLAFGVIRLLPTVGLGRVIARFTRPHPSLEVRTLGLRFASPFGLAAGFDKEGTGIIGLGDLGFGHVEVGTITAIAQDGNPRPRLFRLVPDRAVINRMGFNNHGAAAARSVIEKALRTSRRPVVGINIGKSRVVDVDAATEDYLESTRTLAPLADYLVVNVSSPNTPGLRGLQELEKLTPLLQAVKDAAGRTPVLVKIAPDLSDDEVRVIAELATALVDGIIATNTTLSREGLRTDPAVVDAAGAGGLSGIPLAARSIELLRLIRSIVPEDFCVISVGGVDTADDVRERLDAGATLVQGYTAFLYRGPLWARGINRGLARSGSTRGTARA; this comes from the coding sequence ATGTATCGCTTCCTTTTTGATGTCGTCCTCTCCCGCCTGGATCCCGAACGCGCGCACACCCTCGCGTTCGGTGTGATTCGTCTCCTACCGACCGTCGGCCTCGGCAGGGTCATCGCACGTTTCACACGCCCGCACCCCTCGCTTGAAGTGCGCACCCTCGGCCTGAGATTCGCCTCACCTTTTGGACTGGCAGCGGGTTTTGACAAAGAGGGCACGGGCATCATCGGCCTTGGGGACCTGGGTTTTGGCCACGTCGAAGTGGGAACCATCACCGCGATCGCCCAGGACGGCAACCCGCGACCGAGGCTCTTCCGGCTCGTACCGGATCGCGCCGTGATCAATCGGATGGGCTTCAACAACCATGGCGCGGCCGCGGCCCGGAGCGTCATTGAGAAGGCCCTTCGCACGTCTCGTCGGCCAGTCGTCGGCATCAACATCGGTAAGTCGCGTGTGGTGGACGTGGATGCCGCGACCGAGGACTATCTCGAGAGCACTCGCACCCTCGCGCCCTTGGCCGACTACCTCGTCGTCAACGTCAGCTCCCCGAATACCCCGGGACTTCGCGGATTGCAGGAACTCGAGAAGCTCACACCACTACTTCAAGCGGTCAAGGATGCCGCGGGTCGTACGCCCGTCCTCGTCAAGATCGCCCCCGACCTTTCCGACGACGAGGTGCGCGTTATCGCCGAACTCGCCACGGCACTGGTGGACGGAATCATCGCCACGAACACGACCCTGAGCAGGGAGGGTCTGCGAACGGACCCTGCGGTTGTCGACGCTGCGGGCGCTGGGGGTCTCTCCGGCATTCCGCTCGCGGCCCGATCGATCGAACTCCTCCGGTTGATCCGCTCGATCGTCCCCGAAGATTTCTGCGTCATCTCCGTGGGGGGAGTGGACACGGCCGACGACGTTCGGGAACGACTCGACGCCGGTGCCACCCTCGTGCAGGGCTACACGGCGTTTCTCTACCGCGGGCCTCTGTGGGCTCGCGGCATCAACCGTGGGCTTGCGCGGAGCGGGTCTACTCGGGGTACTGCCCGCGCTTGA
- a CDS encoding YggT family protein, with product MPFFVSLVATVIYVALVVFFILMWGRFVLDLARMLARQWRPKGLVLVLAEFAYLVTDPPIRLVRRVIPPLRIGGAALDFAWSIVMLVVIILMSITLGFMN from the coding sequence GTGCCCTTCTTCGTTTCGCTCGTCGCCACCGTTATCTACGTGGCACTCGTCGTTTTCTTCATTCTCATGTGGGGGCGATTTGTGCTCGACCTCGCGCGCATGCTGGCCCGCCAGTGGCGACCGAAGGGTCTCGTGCTCGTCCTCGCGGAGTTCGCCTACCTGGTGACGGATCCGCCCATCAGGCTCGTCCGACGGGTTATTCCGCCATTGCGGATCGGTGGTGCAGCGCTCGATTTCGCCTGGAGCATCGTGATGCTCGTTGTGATCATCCTGATGTCGATCACTCTGGGCTTCATGAACTAG
- a CDS encoding DivIVA domain-containing protein: MALTPEDVVNKRFQPTKFREGYDQDEVDDFLDEVVVELRRLNQENDELRQRLVASDSRINELQRQAQQPSFAQPEPAVAAPVPAPVAAPAPAPAAFPQADAASMDPGNTNNLLQLARRLHEEHVREGVEKRDALIAEGHATAARIVSEAESRQRAELSSLEQERTSLETRIEELRTFEREYRQKLRGYIEGQLRDLDSSSELSAAPTPAPVAAPAAPAPVEAQAEPAAPQYAAPAPQYSAPQFPPAPAAQPTDYTGGFTQN; this comes from the coding sequence ATGGCTCTTACTCCTGAAGATGTAGTCAACAAGCGGTTCCAGCCCACGAAGTTCCGCGAGGGCTACGACCAGGATGAGGTGGATGACTTCCTCGATGAGGTCGTTGTAGAACTGCGCCGTCTGAACCAGGAGAACGACGAGCTTCGCCAGCGCCTGGTTGCCAGCGACTCCCGCATCAATGAGCTTCAGCGCCAGGCTCAGCAGCCGTCGTTCGCCCAGCCCGAGCCGGCTGTTGCGGCACCGGTGCCCGCTCCTGTTGCCGCCCCTGCGCCTGCGCCGGCCGCGTTCCCGCAGGCCGATGCCGCGTCCATGGATCCGGGTAACACCAACAACCTGCTCCAGCTTGCGCGTCGCCTCCACGAGGAGCACGTGCGCGAAGGTGTCGAAAAGCGTGACGCTCTCATCGCCGAAGGTCACGCGACCGCGGCGCGGATCGTCTCCGAGGCCGAATCCCGCCAGCGTGCCGAGCTCAGTTCGCTCGAGCAGGAGCGCACGTCCCTCGAGACGCGTATCGAGGAACTTCGCACCTTCGAGCGCGAGTACCGTCAGAAGCTTCGCGGCTACATCGAGGGCCAGCTGCGGGACCTCGACTCGTCGAGCGAACTGAGCGCGGCACCCACGCCAGCTCCGGTAGCTGCTCCGGCGGCGCCCGCTCCCGTCGAGGCCCAGGCCGAGCCGGCAGCTCCCCAGTACGCGGCCCCTGCCCCGCAGTACAGCGCTCCGCAGTTCCCGCCGGCACCTGCAGCGCAGCCCACCGACTACACGGGCGGGTTCACCCAGAACTAA
- the nrdR gene encoding transcriptional regulator NrdR: MFCPFCRHPDSRVIDSRTSDDGLSIRRRRQCPECGRRFSTTETASLSVIKRNGVVEPFSREKIVAGVRKACQGRPVTDTDLAVLAQRVEETIRATGAAQIEANDIGLAILTPLRELDEVAYLRFASVYQGFDSLEDFEAAITLLRVDHESSDRSSS; encoded by the coding sequence ATGTTCTGCCCGTTCTGCCGCCACCCAGATAGTCGTGTGATCGACTCGCGGACGAGCGATGACGGCCTGTCGATCCGACGCCGCCGTCAGTGCCCAGAGTGCGGTCGGCGATTCTCCACAACGGAAACTGCGAGCTTGAGTGTCATCAAGCGCAACGGCGTCGTTGAACCGTTCAGCCGCGAGAAGATCGTCGCGGGCGTTCGTAAGGCGTGCCAGGGTCGACCTGTCACGGACACCGACCTCGCCGTCCTCGCCCAACGTGTCGAGGAAACCATTCGCGCCACGGGCGCGGCTCAGATCGAGGCCAATGACATTGGCCTCGCCATCCTCACTCCGCTTCGCGAGCTGGATGAAGTCGCGTACTTGCGATTCGCGAGCGTTTACCAGGGCTTCGATTCCTTGGAGGACTTCGAGGCCGCGATCACGTTGCTTCGGGTCGATCACGAGTCGAGCGACCGCTCGTCATCCTGA
- the hisD gene encoding histidinol dehydrogenase, which yields MMRTLDLRNRPVTSLQWDSLVPRAGVDVDAALEVARGLIDDVRTRGELALLEQAERLDGVRPAAVRIHGDEISSAVRALPAAVREALEGAIERVTKVSHAQVPSGSVTEVSPGARIIQRWQPVRRVGLYVPGGKAVYPSSVVMNVVPAQVAGVSSIAIASPPQREFGGGVHPTILGAAGLLGIDEVYAMGGAGAVGGFAYGIPSLSLEPVDVVTGPGNIYVAAAKRLVRGVVGIDSEAGPTEILVIADGGADASLVAADLVSQAEHDELAAAVLVTTDAGFADAVTSEVARLASSTKHSDRVATSLSGEQSAIVLVDDLAEAAAFSNAYGPEHLELQVSNTGALLDLIDNAGAIFLGANSPVSLGDYLAGSNHVLPTGGQSRFSSGLGAYTFLRPQQIIEYDRAALREVADRIVALSSAEDLPAHGDAVSERFARD from the coding sequence ATGATGCGCACACTCGATCTCCGCAACCGTCCGGTCACCTCACTGCAGTGGGATTCTCTCGTTCCACGTGCGGGCGTTGACGTCGACGCCGCACTCGAGGTTGCTCGCGGGCTCATCGACGACGTTCGCACCAGGGGCGAGCTGGCGCTGCTGGAGCAGGCTGAGCGTCTCGACGGCGTGCGTCCCGCTGCCGTCCGCATCCACGGGGATGAGATTTCGAGTGCGGTCCGCGCTCTACCCGCTGCTGTTCGAGAAGCCCTCGAGGGCGCCATCGAGCGGGTGACGAAGGTTTCGCACGCGCAGGTTCCCTCAGGATCGGTAACCGAGGTTTCACCGGGTGCTCGAATCATCCAACGCTGGCAGCCCGTTCGACGCGTTGGGCTCTACGTTCCCGGCGGCAAGGCGGTATACCCGTCAAGCGTGGTCATGAACGTCGTACCCGCCCAGGTAGCGGGGGTCTCCTCGATCGCGATCGCGTCACCTCCACAACGCGAGTTCGGGGGAGGGGTGCATCCGACGATTCTCGGCGCAGCTGGTCTGCTCGGAATCGATGAGGTCTACGCCATGGGGGGCGCCGGAGCGGTCGGCGGTTTCGCCTACGGCATCCCCTCCCTGTCGCTGGAACCGGTGGACGTCGTCACGGGCCCCGGCAATATCTACGTCGCGGCGGCGAAGCGACTCGTGCGCGGGGTCGTCGGCATCGATTCGGAAGCCGGACCGACCGAGATCCTCGTCATTGCCGATGGCGGGGCGGATGCTTCACTCGTCGCCGCGGACCTCGTGAGCCAGGCCGAACACGATGAGCTCGCTGCCGCCGTTCTGGTGACCACGGACGCCGGATTCGCGGACGCGGTGACGTCGGAAGTCGCTCGACTCGCATCGTCGACGAAGCACAGCGACCGAGTCGCGACATCGCTATCGGGAGAGCAGTCGGCCATCGTCCTGGTTGATGATCTCGCGGAGGCCGCTGCCTTCTCGAACGCCTACGGACCAGAGCACCTCGAACTTCAGGTCTCCAACACGGGAGCGCTCCTCGACCTCATCGACAACGCCGGCGCGATCTTCCTCGGCGCCAACTCTCCTGTCAGCCTTGGCGACTATTTGGCCGGCTCCAATCACGTACTCCCCACGGGCGGTCAGTCTCGCTTTTCCTCGGGGCTCGGGGCATACACCTTCCTTCGGCCGCAACAGATCATCGAGTATGACCGCGCGGCACTACGCGAGGTCGCCGATCGTATCGTTGCGCTGAGCTCCGCCGAGGATCTGCCGGCGCACGGCGACGCGGTGTCCGAGAGGTTCGCTCGCGACTAG
- a CDS encoding dipeptidase has product MTESDLHPLLPALSDAVDGGLPTTVSELGSLIRIPSVSWDGFDPRHVADSAEAVRHLVESLGVFERVVVSTAPMPNGEHGHPAVLATRRARNGKPTVLLYAHHDVQPPGDADDWDSSPFEPTVRGDRLYGRGAADDKAGVMAHVAAIRALTETVGADFDLGLVLFIEGEEEFGSRSFAAFLEQHREELAADIIVVADSDNWDIDTPSLTVSLRGNVAFTVSVSTLEHASHSGMYGGAAPDAMLATMRLLASLHTEDGSVAVDGLGSREAPTPEYTEERLRTEAAFREGVRPIGDGPVLSRLWNKPAITVTGIDAPSVMNASNTLIPTVRAKVSVRIAPGQSAEESYAAIRDHLHAHAPFGAAVELGEPDLADPFLVDVTAPAVADAKDAMRQAWGSDAVEAGVGGTIPFVADLVEVFPSAQILITGVEDPDTRAHSPNESLHLGVFRRAILTEALLLAKLETRA; this is encoded by the coding sequence ATGACCGAATCCGACCTGCATCCCCTCCTTCCCGCCCTCAGCGACGCGGTCGATGGGGGACTGCCGACCACCGTTTCCGAGTTGGGTTCCCTCATTCGGATCCCCTCTGTGTCGTGGGACGGATTCGATCCCCGCCACGTGGCGGACAGCGCGGAGGCCGTGCGACACCTCGTCGAATCCCTCGGAGTTTTTGAGCGGGTGGTCGTTTCGACGGCGCCGATGCCGAACGGGGAGCACGGGCATCCGGCCGTGCTGGCGACACGACGCGCTCGAAACGGAAAGCCGACCGTGCTGCTCTACGCTCACCACGACGTCCAGCCGCCCGGCGACGCCGACGACTGGGACTCTTCTCCCTTCGAGCCGACCGTGCGGGGCGACCGCCTCTATGGCAGGGGAGCGGCGGATGACAAGGCCGGTGTCATGGCACACGTGGCCGCGATCCGCGCACTCACCGAAACCGTGGGGGCGGACTTCGACCTCGGTCTTGTGCTCTTCATCGAGGGCGAGGAAGAGTTCGGGTCGCGATCCTTCGCAGCGTTCCTCGAGCAGCACCGGGAAGAACTCGCGGCGGACATCATCGTGGTCGCGGACTCGGACAACTGGGATATTGACACACCCTCTCTCACCGTGAGTTTGCGCGGCAATGTCGCCTTCACGGTGAGCGTGTCGACGCTCGAGCACGCGAGTCATTCCGGAATGTATGGGGGAGCGGCCCCCGATGCGATGCTGGCGACGATGCGTCTTCTCGCGAGTCTGCACACCGAGGACGGCTCCGTTGCCGTGGACGGACTCGGATCGCGCGAGGCACCGACCCCGGAGTACACGGAGGAGCGGCTGCGCACTGAGGCGGCATTCCGAGAGGGTGTGCGACCGATCGGTGACGGCCCCGTGCTTTCCCGCCTGTGGAACAAGCCGGCGATCACAGTGACGGGGATCGACGCTCCCTCGGTGATGAACGCTTCGAACACCCTCATCCCGACGGTTCGGGCCAAGGTGAGCGTGCGGATCGCGCCAGGTCAGTCCGCTGAAGAGTCCTACGCGGCGATCCGCGATCATCTCCACGCGCACGCTCCGTTTGGTGCCGCCGTTGAGCTGGGCGAGCCCGACCTGGCGGACCCGTTCCTCGTCGATGTCACAGCGCCAGCCGTTGCAGACGCTAAGGACGCGATGCGTCAGGCCTGGGGTTCGGATGCTGTCGAAGCTGGCGTCGGCGGAACGATTCCGTTCGTGGCGGACCTCGTCGAGGTCTTCCCCTCCGCCCAGATCCTCATCACGGGTGTCGAGGACCCCGATACGCGCGCGCACAGCCCGAACGAATCGCTGCATCTCGGAGTGTTCCGCCGTGCCATCCTCACCGAGGCCCTCTTACTCGCAAAGCTCGAAACCCGGGCGTAG
- a CDS encoding RluA family pseudouridine synthase, translating to MERRSLPVPDGLAGERADAALARLLGLSRTFAADIVGQGGASLDGRVLGKSDRLVAGGHLEVEWESKSEPAVVATQVPGFGIVYDDEDIVVVDKPAGVAAHPSIGWDGPTVLGALAGAGYTIATTGAAERQGIVHRLDVGTSGLMVVAKSERAYTALKRAFHDREVEKIYHAVVQGHPDPTAGTIDAPLGRHPGASWKFAVVSDGKPSVTHYETLEAFPAATLLEIQLETGRTHQIRVHMAAQRHPCVGDAMYGADPTLSARLGLTRQWLHARRLGFEHPTTGEIVVFESPYPADLQAALDTLRDD from the coding sequence ATGGAACGCCGTAGCCTACCCGTGCCCGATGGGCTCGCGGGCGAGCGCGCTGATGCAGCGCTGGCTCGGCTTCTCGGTTTATCGCGAACCTTCGCTGCCGACATCGTCGGCCAGGGTGGCGCGAGTCTCGATGGCCGTGTGCTCGGCAAGTCGGATCGGCTCGTCGCGGGCGGCCACCTCGAGGTCGAATGGGAGAGCAAGTCGGAGCCCGCCGTTGTCGCCACCCAGGTCCCAGGCTTCGGAATCGTCTATGACGACGAGGACATCGTTGTGGTGGACAAGCCTGCCGGTGTCGCTGCTCACCCGAGCATCGGTTGGGATGGTCCGACCGTGCTGGGAGCGCTGGCGGGGGCGGGATACACCATTGCCACGACCGGCGCGGCGGAACGTCAGGGGATCGTCCACCGTCTGGATGTCGGCACAAGCGGACTGATGGTGGTTGCCAAGAGCGAGCGAGCGTACACCGCGCTCAAACGCGCGTTCCACGACCGCGAGGTGGAGAAGATCTATCACGCCGTTGTGCAGGGGCACCCGGATCCCACCGCGGGAACGATCGACGCCCCCCTCGGGCGACACCCCGGTGCCAGCTGGAAGTTTGCTGTCGTGTCCGACGGTAAACCGAGCGTCACCCACTACGAGACCCTCGAGGCGTTCCCCGCCGCCACCTTGCTCGAGATTCAACTCGAGACCGGGCGAACCCATCAGATTCGCGTTCATATGGCCGCCCAGCGGCATCCGTGTGTGGGAGATGCCATGTACGGCGCCGACCCCACACTCTCGGCGCGCCTGGGGCTTACTCGCCAGTGGTTGCACGCGCGTCGGCTTGGATTCGAGCATCCGACTACGGGGGAGATTGTCGTCTTCGAATCGCCCTATCCCGCTGACCTTCAAGCGGCGCTTGATACGCTCCGAGACGACTAG